The Spirulina subsalsa PCC 9445 region CGGATGCTTCTATTCCCATCATTATTACCCAACTCGGGGATCCCGAAGGGTATGAGAAGGTGCGAGATTTCATCTATAAGAAAACTGGGGAAGTTTTGTCTTAGCTAAAATACTCGATGTTCTAAGGAGGGCATTTGCCGCCGCACTTGGGCTAAACGGGCGGGGTCGATTTCTGCCACGGCGACACCGGGCTTGTCTCCGGCATCGGCTAAAACCATGCCCCACGGGTCGATAATCATGGCGTGACCGTGGGTGTGACGGAGGCTGTAGTGATTGCCTGTTTGGGCGGGGGCGATGACATAGGCGGTGTTTTCAATGGCTCTGGCTTGTAGTAATACCTGCCAGTGGTCTTTTCCGGTGTAGGCGGTGAAGGCGGCGGGAACAAAGAGGACTTCGGCGCCCTGTTGAGCCAGATAACGGTATAGCTCGGGGAAGCGCACGTCATAACAAACCGATAAACCTAGGGTGCCGAGGGTGTCTGAATGATAGACAGGGGGCAATTCTTTCCCGGCCATCACGGTACTCGATTCTCGGTAGGTGTTGCCGTCGGGGACGTTGACATCAAAGAGATGAACTTTATAATAACGGGCTAGTTCTTTGCCATTGGGATCGACTAATAGGGCGGTGTTATAGACTTTCTGGGTGCCTTCAACGAGGATGGGGAAACCGCCCCCGAGAATGGTCACTTGGAAGCGTTGCGCCATGGTGTGGAGGAATTTTTCGGTTTTTTGGGCGATCGCCTCAGCCTGAGCAATTTTATCCTGTTCCTCTCCCATAAAGGCAAAATTTTCCGGTAAACAGACCAACTCCGCCCCCTGACGGACGGCTAAATCAATCAATTCTTCGGCCTCGATCAAATTCTTCTCTAGATCGGGTTGGCTGGTCATTTGAATGGCGGCGGCGAGATAAGACTTCATGCGTGGGTTTTCGCTTAAATCGTGTGGTGGGATCAGATCACTATCATAACTTACGGCGATCGCTTTCAACAGCCCTTAAGTCCGGTTGAATACTAAGAGGGTGTTCTTTACAGCCATCAGCCTTAAGCTCAAAAACTAACCTTGAGGGCGTTTTCTGGGTTCCTCCCCACAGTCGGAGTGTGCCAGCAACGGATCTATTTCTCTACTCAAGAAAATTTCCGTTGCTGCGAAATGAAAGGTTGATCGTCTGTAGTGACTTATGAAGCATTTATCACCGCGAGCTTTCGAGGGTGAGCCGTTTGTTCCTAGTTTATTCATCAATGTTTTTGTGGGGTATTCATAATTATGGGGAGTATTAGTGAGATTGTTCAACAAGCCCTTAGACAAGGTTATTTAACCATTGAGGCAGAACAAGAACTAAGAATACTACTGGGTCAAAAATGTCCCTGTGATGACATGAAAATTTTCTGTCACTTGCAAATGGAAATCATGGAGGGTCGTGTCACTCAAGAAGCGCGAGAAAAGTTAGTCTACTCGGCTCAGAAATGTTTCTAGCTCAAAAGCATTGTAGGTTGGGTGTAGCGACAGCGCAACCCAACCCTTACGAGAGAAAGGCAAGAAAGAAATGTTGATTTACATTTCATTGCACCCAACCCACAAAACGACTACTCAAAAGCACTATAGGTTGGGTGTAGCGACAGCGCAACCCAACAATTAAGGGAGACAAGTAAGAAAGAAAGGTTGGTTTACATTTCATGTCACCCAACCCACAAAACGACGATTACTCATTCATCGTCTTATAAGTCGCCACCGCAGAGGGAGAAATGCGGTTAAGATAGCGGAAAATTGAATACTTTAACACCGTATCTAAAATAACCGGAAATGTAGCAATAAACAGAAAATTGAAATCTCGGCTTTCCGGTAAACCAAAATGATGAGCAAACCCCTCTAGAATCACTTCCCAGCCGTGAGGAGAGTGGAATCCTACAAACATATCTGTAAACAAAATAATTAAAAATGCTTTTGCTGAATCACTTAAACCATAAATCAACTCATCAATAAAAGCCTTTAAATTCGCAACTTCTCCTTGATTAATCAAGAGAATCCAAGTAAACGCACCTACAGAACAGAGATCCGCAAAGACATTAGAAACAGAATCCGCCCCACGTTCTCGAAACTCTTCGGCTAATTCTTGTGCTTTCTGCGTCACTTGTTCTCCTATTTGTTCCTCGGAAATATCCGGTATTACCCCAATCATCCGACTAAACTCTAAGCTACGTTGAAACCGTTCTAGTTCCATAAACGCTTCTTCTTGCTGGTCTTGATTTAAAAATACAATATCCTGTTGATGGGAGAAAAATTGCTGTTGAATAATCGGTTTAACTATAAAGTTTTTGCTCAATTGATGGGTGAGCAGAGGAATAATAATCAGCAACAAGATAAACTTAATAGAACTGGCGGTGCGATTGCGAGCTTTGCGAAACTTGCTCACAACTTCATCTTCGGATTCGGAGGTGTTGGGGTCAATTTCCCGTTTGATGCGGCTAAAGGTGTTTAAAATAGAGCGAGGAACTGCTCCCCGTTTATCGGAGGCACTTTGTAGATTTGGGGGTTCTTTGGGTGGATTAATCGCTTTAGGCTGCGGGTTTGGCTTGATTAAATCTAGGGATTGATTGGCGGAATACTCCGGGAGTTTTACCGCAGAAACCGAGATGGTATTATCGGGTTCTGGGGGGGGATTGTACCGTAAAAATATCTCATCAATAAAGTTTAATTTTTCAATGATAATAGCGGAACTTTTTTGAATTTCTGCTTTATAATAGGGGGAGTTGAGTAAGTCAGGATCATTAATAATGCGGCGAGTGGCTTTAAATTCTGTGAGCCGCAAACGGGCTGTTTTGAGTTGTTTCTGCACTTCTGCTTGGCAATAACTAAAAACCCGTTCGGAATGTTCTCCATTCTCCCGGGCGACTTTTTGACCGCCAAAATATTCATCTTCGAGGGTTTTGATAATCCGGGCGGCTCGATACGCTTGATCTAAAGCGCGATCGGGTGTGTCATAATACCAGCGTCGGAGGTTACGAATTAGGGTTTTTAGGTTCATCGGGGAAAAAATATCGTGTAAGACTTAAGTAGGAAAAGACAACTTAACAATCCGATGAGTTAGGCAAAATTCCTTTAATCGGCTGTAGGGAATTTCTAGGGGTAAACTGGGTTCGGTGTTGGTACTTTTTAAGAAGTTCATCAGGACAAAGAATCCTCCGGCAGTTTGATGTATTCTACCAAAAGAATCTAAACTGTCGATACAGCCGAATTGAATTGATTTCTGAACATTTTGCCATGATGTCTGACCTAAAACCCCTTTGGATTAGTGGGATTACGCGCAGTGGGAAAACCCAACGTTTGGTAGGGGAATTTCAGCGCTGGGTGACTCGACAGGAAGCGGTGGCCGGGGGGAAAACGCCGGGGGGTTTGGTGTTGGCGGCTAATGATGATAATCGGCGGGTGTTGGCGGAACAGTTGAGTCAGGCGATCGCAGGACGTTATCCCATTTACTCCAAAACCCCCCTCGGTTTCGTGACGGATGAGGTGGTGTTATTCTGGCCTCTGTTGTTTGAGGAGTTACAGATTAAAGCCCAATTTCCCCTGCGTTTGCGGCCGGAGATGGAACAAACCTTAGCTACCCGTCTCTGGCATCCTAAGCTGGTTCAGCAGAACCTAGGGGGGATGTCTGAATCCCGTTTTGTGCGGGAGACGTTGGATATTTTGCAGTTAGCATCGGCGAGTGGCATTCCTTGGGAAGAGATCCCCGAGAGGTTAACTCGGGGTTTCGTGGGGGAAGATCCAGATAGGGTTACTCAAGGTTTCGTGGGGGAAGAGTGGAAGTATCAACCCGAGGCCAGTCAGTTACGGGGGGAATTGTTAGAAGAGTGGCGCAAATGGTGTTTAGATCGGGGGTTGTTGAGTTATGGCATTCTCTATGAGTTGTATTGGCGCTATTTACTGCCTCATCCCACCTATGAGCATCACTTAAAACGACGGTATCAGGGGATTTTTGCCGATGATCTCGACGATTATCCGGCGATCGCCCGAGATTTAATTGAATCCCTCCTCAATCACGGGGCCTGGGGGGTGTTTACCTATAATCCTCACGGAAAAGTCCGTTTAGGCCTCAATGCCGATCCCGATTATCTCCTAGGACTCAGCACCCGGTGTCAGGTGGAACAATTCCCGACTCCCCCCGGATTAGCCGCCGACTGGGGGGATGACCTAGTTAGGACAGCATTAGGACAGCAAATTATCCCCGCCCTCCCCCAGTCCATAACATCCCTACAAACCATTTCCCGCTCAACTTTACTCAGCCAGACCGTTCATGCGATCGCCCAGGCCGTGCGGGAGAAACAGGTGCAACCTTCAGAGATTGCCGTCATTGCTCCGGGGTTAGATGCGATCGCCCGTTACACCCTAATCTCCCTCCTCACCCAGCAAGGCATCCCCGTTGAACCCCTCAACGAACAGCGCCCCCTGATCAGCGAACCCTCCATCCGCGCCCTCCTCACCCTCCTCCCCTTCTTTTACCCCCATCTCGGCCGCTGGGTCGAACGAGATAGCGTAGCAGAAATGTTAGTCGTCTTAAGTGGAGCAGGCAACCCCGCCCACAGTACCATTGACCCCGTAAGGGCTGGCCTTCTCGCCGATTACTGTTATCAGGTCAATCTCGAACAGCCCCAACTCCGCCCCGCCACCACTTACCCCCGTTGGGATCGTTTAGGTCATCGAGCGCTCAATGCCTATGAAGAAATTCGCCAATGGTTACAAGAAACCCAGCAAAAACAGCCCAACCTCAAAACCATCATCTTTTTAGATCAAGCCCTGCACCATTTTTTCCTAGATCGAGCATCCCTACCCTTTAGCCAGTTAGCCGCCCTACGGGAGTTAATGGAAACCGCCCAACATTTCTGGCAAGTCGAACGGCGTTTAAATCAACATGAACCCCTTTCCGGTGCTTCTGATGCCATTGCTCGCTTTATCCAACTCCTCCGGCAAGGCACCATTTCCGCCAATCCCTACCCCCTCCGGTCTTGGGGCATGACCCAACCCAACGCCGTCACCCTCGCCACCATCTTCCAATACCGCTCCCTCCGTCGTAGCCATCCCTGGCACTTTTGGTTAGATATTGGATCAAATTTGTGGGCAAAAAGTGGGTCGGCCGGACTATTTGGCGCACCCATTTTTCTCCGCCAGTGGTCTGGTGCTTCCTGGTCCCCAGAAGAGGAAATACAAACAGACAAAGAGCGCCTAGAAAGACTTCTGCGCGACCTTTTAGGGCGAGTAGAAAAAAATCTGATTCTCTGTCACAGCGACCTCGCCGTTACCGGAACAGAACAAATGGGACCCCTCTTAGGTTTAGTCTATGGGACGATGGAATATCCTTCACTGAAGATTGCCCAAAACCTACCACTTTAGCACCAGGAATCCATTTCACCGGGCTGAAGCCACGGCAATCCTTAACATTTCCTGGGGATATGCTGACAAGCCAGTCTTACCTTCCCTCGGTGTCCGTACAATTTTCAATATAATTTTCAATTAAAATTCTGGTATAACTATTTAAAGGATAATCTAAAGCCTGCTCAGGATCGACCCAAGCCCACTCCTCAATCTCATGATTGGGTATAATCACATCACTTTCAGAAAAAGCGTAGTAATTCATCATAATAAAATGGGCTTCCTTATGAAATTGGGGATCTAAAATCGCCTCTTGACACAAAGCAAACTGGATATTTTTGAGTTGCAAACCCACTTCCTCTTGAAACTCTCGAATAAGAGCCTCTACTAAGCTTTCTCCCCAGTCTACTTTACCCCCCGGAACCCCCCAAGTCCCTCGCCATTTTGTTGTTTGAACGATGAGAACTTGTTGATCTGGTTTAACCACTAATGCCCCAACAGTTGTCAAGGGAAACAGTTTTGTCATGGATTAATAAAGAAACCAAAAATAAACATGGCAAAAGCAGCAACCGGATTAGACTTGCGTTGAACTTCCTCACGTCGTTGAGACTGGCTAGAGGCTAACCGCACTTAGGAGTACAGGCTTCACACTCTCTGCGGGCTAATTAGAGGATGTTATCGCGGTCTGAATCAGTTGCTGCCCTTGCGTTAGTCGAGACAGATATGAAGGGTAACAGCTTTTTTACCTCTCTATGCTATTGGACTCGAACTTGGCTGTTTTATCTGCCAGGGAAGCTTGATTAGCTTCAATTACTAATGTAGAGGAGTCAACGAAAAAAAACAAGGGTTTGTTACTAAAGTTAACCAAAAAATAGACCGCCATTAAACCTAAAACTTTAAGCAGAAACGGTTCTCTTTTGGGCAAAACCAACCTCCAAAAATTCCCAAGCAAAAGCGGTAACTGCATAGACTTGCTTAATTTTTCCTCTGATCCTTAAAATCTGAATGGAGTGGGTACAGATTCGGAAAATTCAACTTCATGAATCTAAACCATTACTCCCTTCTGTTAGCTGAGGAAACCAAAGCTTTCTTCTGAGTTACCGCTTTTACCGTTTAACGAGACAGATATAATCTTAAACAGCGCTTTTTACCTCTCTATGTGTATTGGATGTAACTTGCTTTACGTCAATAGCCTAGGGGGTTTCGCTAGACTATTGGGCTTGGCTGTTTTATCTGCCAGGGAAGCTTTAATTGCTTCAATTTCTACTTTAGGGAGGTTCTGAGAAAAACACAAGTTTTTGTTACCAAAGTTCACAGAAAAAGCCTAAATAAACAATTTTGTTGAGTTTAAGCTTGTTTTTGTTTACTAAAATAAATAGATAAAAGATTAATCGCTCATTTTTTGCTTAAAGTGTTTTAAAGCTAGTGATCCAACCGGGGGGCGATGATCCCCTGAGCCGGGAAAAATTAAAAAATGCCATGAGAAGGGCTGAAATTGTCCTTAAAGGCTTATCCTAGTTTAGCCAGCCCTTGTGATGGGCGGCTTGCCATTACGTTATCCTGCCGTTATAAACCCGAGCTTTTTTATGATGGAGCAAACGCCGAGTTTTATCTCCCCTCCCCTACTTTTCGAAGACCTACAACTCCCGGAAACCCTGAAGCTCGGAGTTCTGGCCTCGGGTAGTGGAAGTAATTTTGAAGCGATCGCCCATTCCATCGCCCAAGGTCAACTCAACGCCCAAATCCAAGTTCTGGTCTACAACAAACCCAAAGCCAAAGCCCGAGAACGAGCCGAACGTTTAGGGATTCCCGCCATTCTGCTCAATCATCGCCACTTCCCCAGTCGAGAAGCCCTCGATCACAAGATTGTCCAAACCTTTAAACAGCATGACGTGGAATGGGTGATTATGGCCGGGTGGATGCGCATTGTCACCCCCGTATTATTGGATGCCTATAGCGATCGCGTCCTCAACATCCACCCCAGCCTACTCCCCAGTTTCCCGGGCGTAGACGGCGTAGAACAAGCCCTCGCCGCCGGAGTCAAAGTCACAGGCTGCACCGTCCACATCGCCAGAGAAGAAGTCGATAGCGGCCCCATCCTCATGCAGGCCGCCGTTCCCATCCTCCCCCAGGACACATCCGACACCCTCCACGCCCGGATCCAAGTGCAAGAGCATCTAATCTTTCCCCGTGCGATCGCCCTAGCCGCCTTGCAATACAGCCAATAACAGCATTATGATATCCTTAAAACCAGCCCTTAGTTGAGTCAACACTAGCCCCAAACTTTCCCCCTCAACCCCATCAGCCATCATGGACTACTAGGAGAACCAGAGCAAATGGAAGGATGTTTACGAGTCGGACAAATTGCCCCAGAATTTAGCGCAACCGCCGTCATAGACCAAGAATTTAAAACCATTAAACTCTCCGACTACCGGGGGAAATACGTCATCCTCTTCTTCTACCCCCTCAACTTCACCTTCGTTTGTCCCACCGAAATTACAGCCTTTAGCGATCGCGCCAACGAATTCACCACCCTGAAAACCCAAATTCTCGGCGTATCCGTCGATAGCGCCTTCTCCCATCTCGCTTGGATGCAAACCGAACGCAACCAAGGCGGCATCGGCAACATCACCTATCCCCTCATCTCCGACATCAAAAAAGACATCAGCACCGCCTACAACGTCCTAGACCCCGACGCAGGAGTAGCCATGCGAGGCCTCTTCATCATCGACAAAGACGGCATCATCCAACACTCCACCATCAACAACCTCTCCTTCGGCCGCAGCGTAGACGAAACCCTCCGCACCCTCAAAGCCATTCAATACGTCCAAACCCACTCCGACGAAGTATGCCCAGCCGGATGGCAAGAAGGAGACAAAACCATCGTCTCCGACCCCAAAAAATCCAAAGTCTACTTTTCCGCCATCTGATATCCTCCCACACCCAAGGGATTAACACCCCATCCCACCCATTCAAAACCCTATGCTCACCTCCACCGACTTCCGAGGCCTCCTAAACCCCCGCTTCTTCTCCAACCTCCTCCCCATCCCCGCCACCAGTCCCCTCCTCCTCGGTCGTAAAACCCCCGACTTCCTACTCCCCGATATCCGCAACAAAACCACCCTAAGACTCTCCGACTACAAAAACCAACAAACCGTCATCCTCGCCTTTACCCGCATCTTTACCGAAAAACAATACTGTCCCCTCTGTTATCCCCACATCAAAGCCCTTAACGAAACCTACGAACAATTCACCGCCAAAGGAGTCGAAATCCTGATGATTACCAGCACCGACAATCGACAAAGCCAAAAAGTCGTTCAGGATCTCAACCTAAAAATGCCCCTCCTCAGTAACCCCAGTTGCGACGTCTTCCGCAGTTACCAAGTCGGCCAAGCCCTAGGCGCCCCCCTTCCCGCCCAATTCATCATCGACAGCCAAGGCATCCTACGTTACAAACACCTCTTTTCCTTCCTAGAACCCAACGCCAGCCTAGAAAAACTCCTCAGCCAGCTAGACCAATAATCCCCGCCCCTTCTTCTCCTCCCTTGCCCCCACAGCAAAAATTGAGTAATATAAAAAGAAGCGTTTGCTGAAACGTTGGTGACTGCCCATTCAGTTTGTTGATCTATGCTTGAATGATACGGGAATCAATGCGTTTGCGGCGGTAGACCGAGCTTAGATACTCGGAAACCTAAAGTAGAACCAAAGGTACCCACCTGGTTTATCCAGGTCAAAAACTGGGGTAAAACGGCGTTCCGGTGAACCAAAAGCATAAAGTCCCTTTTATCTGACGGTAAAAGGGATTTTTAATAGCATCCTTAAGCTTTTTTTCCATTTATCCGAAAAAACAGTTACTCTTGTGTTTTTGTAGAGTAAAATCAAAACATTCGAGGCTGTCCCCCCTTCCAGCTAGCTGGGCTCGATCTACTGGACTCGACCCAAGAGTTTCCCAATGAGTAGTATGAGCAGTAACATTTATATGAAAGAAGCAGTAAATCTATCAAGGGAGCATCAAACTGCTTTGGAGCAACCCCAAGATATCGAAGAACTTCAGGAAACCATCTTTCGGTTTTTCTTAGACTTAGTACGGCATTTTCCCCCAGCGGACGCCCTACAGGAATTTTGCCGCATCTTTTTTGAATACGAATCCTCCCCCAGCAATATTCAAGTTTTTCGTGCGGTAACAGCCTTAATTTACCATGACAACAAATCACAATTTTTAAATACTTTCAAACGTTGTTGTTATATTTTAATTAATAATTGGGAATCCAATCGTAGTTTTGAGGCCATTCAAGACCTCATTGATATCTTTGAATTTACCAACTTTGAAGAAGCACAAAGCCGCACCTCCCGTTTAACTCATCGCTATAACTCCCCCTCTGCCAAAATTACCCGGCGGCTCAACTCTTGGGTTCAAGAGTTTAAAAATGGTCAGGATTATCAAGACTTACAACTCTTTATTGCCAAAGTTGATCCCCAATTAAAACACCATCACGAATCCCTTTTACACAAACACGCTGATGAACAAAATCGTCCTCTTCGCAAAGCTAGAATTGAGAGCAAAAGTTTACACTGGAGTAAACGTTACACCTCTTATTTACTCGTTCCCCAATATATAAACACACAAAACTCACCGGAACAGAGAGAAGCCGCTAGGCAACTTTCCCATGAACTGAAACAACAGTTTAAATTTGACCTCGCAATGTACACAGCCCTTTCCCAGTCCGAGGCTGCTCGTCAAGACCTGCCCGATAATCCCACAGGTTTAGGAGAAGAAGCCGTCCGCTTAATTAAAAAAATTGTGGCCAAACGAGGGAGATTTAGCTACAGCAATTTAGCACATATTTTTCTCAAACAAATTGAGGGATTGTACTACCAAGAATTTAAAGACGCTTTAAAAAACTACTTAATCGGTTATACTGATGACCAAGGGGATAGCCAAAAACCTGAACTCGGCTCATTCCAACACAAAGTCAGTGAGTGTATTGATAACATCTATCCAGACTATGAAGAAGAAATTGTCAATGACCCACTCCTTTTGAGAACTTGTAATCGTCTCGTTGATGATTTAACCACAACAGATCAAAATACACCCTCAGAACTGTTTGCTCGTTTCCTTTCCCAAGGGCATCCCCTCACCTTAGTGATTGTTTTATTAAAGTTAATTCTGATTTGTCCTGCGGCACGAATGCACCTAGATCATCAGATTGCTTGTCTTATTCGTTACTATATGCAGTTTCCTGAAGACGAGTGTCAATGGGCGGTTCAATTCTTTGAAATTTTCAATATTACGTTTGCGATTTATGCTGATAAAGATGTTAAGTATGACCTAATCCGCCGTTCCTCCAACAATAAATCTGCCAACGCAGATCAGGACAATCAATGGGATGACTACTGTATTTTTTCTCAATATAAAGGAGAATCTTCTAGGAAAAACCAACAAGCCACAAAGAATCAATCTTAAACAATCCCATCAGTACAAAACACGGGCTTTTCAGTGACTTTTCCCTAAGTATTTCCGTAAATAGGGGGAAAAAACTTCATAAATCAAGGTGAGAGGTTGTCCACTATGCCAAAACAGGTAATGACGACCCCAAAAAGGCCCTTTCTCCTGGAAAGCTTCTTCTAACGGTTCAGAATGCCCAAAGTAAACCCCTTGAATATCCCGATATAACTCACTATGGAGATGTGAGAGGTTATCCCAAATGGGAAGAGCGCGGTTTTGGAGGTAATCATCCACTTGGCTACCATCCCACCAAGAAGTCGCATAGGCTAAACGTTGACCTGATGCCGTGCGTAACCAAACTTGTCGCCGTAAGCGAGGGCTAGGTACCGCCTCAATCAGGGGCGGAGCCTTGTCATTGTCCATGCCAATGAGGGACATATCAATCACATCCACTTCGATTTTCTCCCGAGTCAGTAAGGTCAGATGGCGGGTCGGTGAACCATCCCCAAGGAGTAAAATCTGCCAGGCGGGGGCGAGTTGGTTGTGGGGAAGTCCTTGTTGAATGACTTCCGCCCCCCCTTGCCACAGAGGGCTGAGGGCGTGCCAAGTGCTTTCTAGGATTAGGCTGCTTTGGGGTTTCAAGATTCTTGCTCAGTTTAGTTACAAAACTTCACGTTTTGCTTTTATGATAAC contains the following coding sequences:
- a CDS encoding peroxiredoxin, which translates into the protein MEGCLRVGQIAPEFSATAVIDQEFKTIKLSDYRGKYVILFFYPLNFTFVCPTEITAFSDRANEFTTLKTQILGVSVDSAFSHLAWMQTERNQGGIGNITYPLISDIKKDISTAYNVLDPDAGVAMRGLFIIDKDGIIQHSTINNLSFGRSVDETLRTLKAIQYVQTHSDEVCPAGWQEGDKTIVSDPKKSKVYFSAI
- a CDS encoding peroxiredoxin family protein, yielding MLTSTDFRGLLNPRFFSNLLPIPATSPLLLGRKTPDFLLPDIRNKTTLRLSDYKNQQTVILAFTRIFTEKQYCPLCYPHIKALNETYEQFTAKGVEILMITSTDNRQSQKVVQDLNLKMPLLSNPSCDVFRSYQVGQALGAPLPAQFIIDSQGILRYKHLFSFLEPNASLEKLLSQLDQ
- the purN gene encoding phosphoribosylglycinamide formyltransferase, translated to MMEQTPSFISPPLLFEDLQLPETLKLGVLASGSGSNFEAIAHSIAQGQLNAQIQVLVYNKPKAKARERAERLGIPAILLNHRHFPSREALDHKIVQTFKQHDVEWVIMAGWMRIVTPVLLDAYSDRVLNIHPSLLPSFPGVDGVEQALAAGVKVTGCTVHIAREEVDSGPILMQAAVPILPQDTSDTLHARIQVQEHLIFPRAIALAALQYSQ
- a CDS encoding NUDIX domain-containing protein, yielding MTKLFPLTTVGALVVKPDQQVLIVQTTKWRGTWGVPGGKVDWGESLVEALIREFQEEVGLQLKNIQFALCQEAILDPQFHKEAHFIMMNYYAFSESDVIIPNHEIEEWAWVDPEQALDYPLNSYTRILIENYIENCTDTEGR
- a CDS encoding proton extrusion protein PcxA, whose amino-acid sequence is MNLKTLIRNLRRWYYDTPDRALDQAYRAARIIKTLEDEYFGGQKVARENGEHSERVFSYCQAEVQKQLKTARLRLTEFKATRRIINDPDLLNSPYYKAEIQKSSAIIIEKLNFIDEIFLRYNPPPEPDNTISVSAVKLPEYSANQSLDLIKPNPQPKAINPPKEPPNLQSASDKRGAVPRSILNTFSRIKREIDPNTSESEDEVVSKFRKARNRTASSIKFILLLIIIPLLTHQLSKNFIVKPIIQQQFFSHQQDIVFLNQDQQEEAFMELERFQRSLEFSRMIGVIPDISEEQIGEQVTQKAQELAEEFRERGADSVSNVFADLCSVGAFTWILLINQGEVANLKAFIDELIYGLSDSAKAFLIILFTDMFVGFHSPHGWEVILEGFAHHFGLPESRDFNFLFIATFPVILDTVLKYSIFRYLNRISPSAVATYKTMNE
- a CDS encoding carbon-nitrogen hydrolase family protein, yielding MKSYLAAAIQMTSQPDLEKNLIEAEELIDLAVRQGAELVCLPENFAFMGEEQDKIAQAEAIAQKTEKFLHTMAQRFQVTILGGGFPILVEGTQKVYNTALLVDPNGKELARYYKVHLFDVNVPDGNTYRESSTVMAGKELPPVYHSDTLGTLGLSVCYDVRFPELYRYLAQQGAEVLFVPAAFTAYTGKDHWQVLLQARAIENTAYVIAPAQTGNHYSLRHTHGHAMIIDPWGMVLADAGDKPGVAVAEIDPARLAQVRRQMPSLEHRVF
- a CDS encoding chorismate lyase; translated protein: MKPQSSLILESTWHALSPLWQGGAEVIQQGLPHNQLAPAWQILLLGDGSPTRHLTLLTREKIEVDVIDMSLIGMDNDKAPPLIEAVPSPRLRRQVWLRTASGQRLAYATSWWDGSQVDDYLQNRALPIWDNLSHLHSELYRDIQGVYFGHSEPLEEAFQEKGPFWGRHYLFWHSGQPLTLIYEVFSPYLRKYLGKSH